One window of the Triticum dicoccoides isolate Atlit2015 ecotype Zavitan chromosome 3B, WEW_v2.0, whole genome shotgun sequence genome contains the following:
- the LOC119282088 gene encoding rapid alkalinization factor-like — translation MAPPLPSRALIVAITALLVLVVAAELDAGSSGWAGEDYGGGAATQTACRVEDEEGCGREATPRRHLGGGGYIGYDALRRNAVPCSVRGASYYNCRPGGQANPYSRGCSSITRCRG, via the coding sequence ATGGCGCCGCCGCTGCCGAGCCGCGCGCTCATTGTCGCCATTACCGCgctcctcgtcctcgtcgtcgcAGCCGAGCTCGATGCGGGCAGCAGCGGGTGGGCAGGGGAGGATTACGGTGGCGGCGCCGCCACGCAGACGGCGTGCAGGGTGGAGGACGAGGAGGGGTGCGGCCGGGAGGCGACGCCGCGGAGGCATCTGGGCGGCGGCGGCTACATCGGCTACGACGCGCTGCGGCGCAACGCCGTGCCGTGCTCGGTGCGCGGCGCGTCCTACTACAACTGCCGCCCCGGCGGGCAGGCCAACCCCTACTCCCGCGGCTGCTCCTCCATCACCCGCTGCAGAGGCTAG